From one Lycium ferocissimum isolate CSIRO_LF1 chromosome 5, AGI_CSIRO_Lferr_CH_V1, whole genome shotgun sequence genomic stretch:
- the LOC132057783 gene encoding uncharacterized protein LOC132057783, whose product MWPAHERLCSSKEDSLSRILLAYHGERLFSLCSQVSQCQIHSDQIHLPPLELHPMSAPWPFIAWGIDVIGPIEPKASNRHRFILVSIDYFIKWVKAVTFKSVTKKAVVDFVHSNIICRFGIPKTIITDNATNLNSHLMKEVYEQFKIMHHNSTPYRPKANGAVEATNKNIKKILRKMVQGSRQWHEKLSFALLGHSTTICTSVGATPYLLVYGTEAVIPAEIEIPSLRIIVEAEIDDIEWVKSRLEQLSLIDEKWLTAIFFGQLYQRKDGSHLQQEGSPTSAELIFKNEVPYLVRERRMFNLEGS is encoded by the exons ATGTGGCCCGCACATGAACGGTTATGTTCTAGCAAAGAAGATTCTTTGAGCAGGATACTATTGGCTTACCATGGAGAGAGATTGTTTTCGCTTTGTTCGCAAGTATCACAGTGCCAAATTCACAGTGACCAAATTCATTTGCCTCCTTTAGAGTTGCACCCTATGTCTGCTCCTTGGCCTTTCATTGCTTGGGGGATAGACGTTATTGGGCCAATTGAGCCAAAGGCTTCTAATAGGCACAGATTCATTCTAGTTTCCATTGACTACTTCATCAAATGGGTAAAAGCTGTTACATTCAAATCAGTCACCAAGAAAGCGGTTGTAGACTTTGTTCATTCTAACATCATATGTCGTTTTGGTATACCAAAGACCATTATCACGGACAATGCAACCAATCTTAATAGTCATCTCATGAAAGAGGTGTATGAGCAATTTAAAATTATGCATCACAACTCTACCCCTTATCGGCCCAAAGCCAATGGAGCTGTTGAAGCTAcaaacaaaaacatcaagaagatCCTCAGGAAAATGGTACAAGGATCCAGGCAATGGCACGAAAAATTGTCTTTTGCTCTTTTAGGGCACAGCACAACTATTTGCACGTCTGTTGGAGCAACTCCTTACTTATTAGTTTATGGAACTGAGGCAGTCATACCAGCAGAAATAGAAATCCCCTCTCTTCGAATCATTGTTGAAGCAGAGATTGATGACATTGAATGGGTCAAGTCTAGACTAGAACAATTGTCATTAATCGATGAAAAGTGGTTAACGGCGATTTTCTTTGGCCAGTTATACCAAAGAAAGGATGGCTCGCACTTACAACAAGAAG GTTCGCCCACAAGCGCAGAATTGATATTCAAGAATGAAGTTCCATATTTGGTCAGAGAAAGAAGAATGTTCAATCTTGAAGGCAGTTAG